From the genome of Armatimonadota bacterium, one region includes:
- a CDS encoding glycine--tRNA ligase subunit beta, whose protein sequence is MYGCSRRQTQRSREVAKRSTLARPSTARLLLEIGTEELPPAAVRPALEQLQRGATAALEEARLDAGRVQATGTLRRLVLTVDGLSSWQRDLVAQVRGPAARVAYDAAGQPTQAAQGFAKSQGVPAESLRVLEIEGGRYVVAEVQEAGRPAPDVLGELLPRLVAGLSFPKTMRWAAHGFRFGRPIRWVAALLDGRVIPLEIAGIRAGRRTIGHRFLSPGPATITEAAVYEDVVGQAHIVLSEQERRARIADGAAALAERIGGRPVLDPALLEELVWSTEHPTPVLGTFEPTLVAALPPVVVLVTLQHHQKCFGIVDGSGTLMPAFVAVRDGGNSHLDTVRTGHEWVVKARLQDARFFLEEDRRGGFGQWNEALARVAHIAGLGTVADHVTRVRRLAGWLAGAAGVSESDRRTLDRAAELCKADLTTSLVREFPELQGTIGGIYAKERGETAGVAAAILEHYDPRAAGADLPRTLPGALLSVTDRAVLLAGAVLAGLEPSGSQDPHGLRRAAAGLAAVLREVGLPISLRRLFDQAVLTFDAPDEARGQAVETCLRIVRARLQGMLADDGIAYDTINAVAAVGADDVPDLIARARSLHEFRSQPAMSLLATGYLRVHRILIQAGHVFDAESAGARVPMAFREELLVEPAEIELHGAWRRIHPRLTEAADSKHYTLALAEIAALADPIDAFFDKVLVNAPDPVLRENRLALLERVSGSFRRIADFSLLVI, encoded by the coding sequence ATCTACGGCTGCTCACGGCGGCAGACTCAGAGGAGTCGCGAGGTGGCTAAGCGATCCACCCTGGCGCGGCCTTCCACAGCCCGGCTTCTCCTGGAGATCGGGACCGAGGAGCTTCCGCCGGCGGCGGTGCGTCCTGCGCTGGAGCAGCTCCAGCGCGGCGCGACGGCCGCGCTGGAGGAAGCGCGGCTGGATGCCGGGCGGGTACAAGCCACCGGTACGCTGCGCCGGCTGGTGCTGACCGTAGACGGCCTGAGCTCCTGGCAGCGAGACCTCGTCGCCCAGGTACGAGGCCCCGCGGCCAGGGTTGCGTACGATGCGGCAGGCCAGCCCACACAGGCGGCACAGGGATTCGCAAAGTCTCAGGGAGTTCCAGCAGAATCACTAAGGGTGCTTGAGATCGAGGGCGGCCGGTACGTGGTCGCCGAGGTGCAGGAGGCCGGACGCCCGGCCCCGGATGTCCTTGGCGAACTGCTGCCGCGCCTGGTGGCGGGTCTATCGTTTCCCAAGACGATGCGGTGGGCGGCACACGGATTCCGCTTCGGCCGTCCCATAAGGTGGGTGGCCGCCCTCTTGGACGGAAGGGTCATCCCGCTGGAGATCGCCGGCATCCGGGCGGGACGGCGCACCATCGGGCACCGCTTTCTCTCTCCTGGGCCAGCAACCATCACGGAGGCGGCCGTATACGAAGACGTCGTGGGCCAGGCGCACATCGTGCTGTCCGAACAGGAGCGGCGCGCCCGCATAGCCGACGGCGCCGCAGCGTTGGCCGAGCGCATCGGCGGCCGGCCCGTGCTTGATCCGGCGCTCCTCGAGGAGCTGGTGTGGTCCACCGAGCATCCCACCCCGGTGCTTGGGACGTTTGAGCCGACTCTTGTTGCCGCGTTGCCGCCCGTAGTTGTCCTGGTGACACTGCAGCACCATCAGAAGTGTTTCGGCATTGTGGATGGCTCGGGCACACTGATGCCTGCGTTCGTCGCGGTTCGGGACGGTGGGAACTCCCACCTGGACACGGTGCGCACCGGCCACGAGTGGGTGGTGAAGGCACGGCTCCAGGACGCACGGTTCTTCCTTGAGGAAGACCGCAGAGGTGGCTTCGGGCAGTGGAACGAGGCGCTGGCCCGCGTCGCCCACATCGCAGGGCTGGGTACGGTGGCCGATCACGTGACACGGGTGCGCCGCCTCGCCGGATGGCTGGCTGGCGCCGCCGGCGTCTCGGAGAGCGACCGCCGCACGCTGGATCGCGCCGCGGAGCTGTGCAAGGCCGATCTGACAACGTCCCTCGTGCGGGAGTTTCCGGAGCTGCAGGGCACTATCGGGGGCATCTACGCGAAGGAGAGGGGCGAGACCGCAGGAGTCGCGGCTGCCATCCTGGAGCACTACGATCCAAGGGCCGCGGGTGCGGACCTGCCGCGCACGCTACCCGGGGCGCTGCTCTCGGTGACCGACCGCGCGGTGCTGCTGGCCGGTGCCGTACTGGCCGGGCTCGAGCCCAGCGGTTCCCAGGATCCCCACGGCCTTCGGCGGGCCGCGGCCGGGCTCGCGGCCGTCCTCCGGGAGGTGGGGCTTCCGATCTCCCTGCGACGGCTCTTCGACCAGGCCGTCCTGACGTTCGACGCGCCGGATGAGGCCCGCGGTCAGGCCGTGGAGACCTGCCTCAGGATCGTGCGAGCACGGCTCCAGGGCATGCTGGCCGACGATGGAATCGCCTACGATACCATCAACGCGGTGGCCGCGGTGGGCGCCGATGACGTTCCTGATCTCATCGCCCGGGCACGCTCCCTGCACGAGTTCCGCTCGCAGCCCGCGATGTCGCTGCTGGCCACGGGCTACCTGAGGGTACACCGCATCCTGATCCAGGCCGGGCACGTCTTTGACGCCGAAAGCGCCGGCGCGCGTGTTCCAATGGCGTTTCGGGAGGAGCTCCTCGTCGAGCCGGCGGAGATCGAGCTCCACGGTGCCTGGCGCAGGATTCATCCAAGGCTGACGGAGGCCGCGGATTCCAAGCACTACACGCTTGCCCTGGCGGAGATCGCTGCCCTGGCAGATCCAATAGACGCTTTCTTCGACAAGGTGCTCGTGAACGCGCCCGATCCGGTGCTCCGCGAGAACCGCCTGGCCCTGCTTGAAAGGGTGTCCGGCAGCTTCAGGAGGATCGCCGACTTCAGCCTGCTCGTGATCTAG
- a CDS encoding glycine--tRNA ligase subunit alpha yields MAKRTQALNFQEMTLALDRFWAREGCVLEEAYDVEVGAGTLHPATFLRTLGPRPWRVAYVQPSRRPADGRYGENPNRLYKHYQYQVILKPAPDRVQTLYLASLERLGLRLDHHDVRFLEDDWEAPTLGAWGVGWQVFLDGQEITQFTYFQQMGGLDLDVISVELTYGLERLAMFLQRKASVFDLVWAPGVTYGSLRREEERQHSAYGFEHGDPTTLRALFEAHEADARRLLEIPLVLPAYDAVLKCSHLFNLLGSRGAIGVAQRVELMSRTRALARACASAYLRLLTAADSEESRGG; encoded by the coding sequence ATGGCCAAGCGCACGCAGGCGCTCAACTTCCAGGAGATGACCCTCGCTCTGGATCGGTTCTGGGCACGGGAGGGCTGCGTGCTGGAGGAAGCGTACGATGTTGAGGTAGGCGCCGGCACGCTGCATCCGGCCACGTTCCTCCGCACCCTGGGGCCCCGACCCTGGCGGGTGGCGTACGTTCAGCCCAGCCGGCGGCCCGCGGACGGACGCTACGGCGAGAACCCCAACCGGTTGTACAAGCACTACCAGTACCAGGTGATCCTCAAGCCCGCGCCCGATCGGGTCCAGACGCTTTACCTGGCCAGTCTGGAGCGGCTGGGTCTGCGGCTCGACCATCACGATGTTCGCTTCCTCGAAGACGACTGGGAGGCCCCCACGCTGGGCGCGTGGGGTGTTGGCTGGCAGGTGTTTCTGGACGGGCAGGAGATCACGCAGTTCACCTACTTCCAGCAGATGGGAGGGCTCGACCTGGATGTCATCTCGGTCGAGCTGACCTACGGCCTGGAACGGCTGGCCATGTTCCTACAGCGCAAGGCATCCGTCTTCGATCTTGTCTGGGCTCCAGGCGTGACCTACGGGTCGCTTCGCCGCGAGGAGGAACGGCAGCACTCGGCGTACGGGTTCGAGCACGGGGATCCCACGACGCTGCGCGCCCTGTTCGAGGCGCACGAGGCCGATGCCCGCCGTCTGCTCGAGATCCCGTTGGTCCTGCCGGCGTACGACGCGGTGCTCAAGTGCTCCCATCTCTTCAACCTGCTCGGCTCCCGGGGCGCGATTGGTGTGGCCCAGCGAGTCGAGCTGATGAGCCGGACGCGCGCGCTGGCCCGGGCATGCGCCTCCGCCTATCTACGGCTGCTCACGGCGGCAGACTCAGAGGAGTCGCGAGGTGGCTAA
- the recO gene encoding DNA repair protein RecO, with translation MGLYKIEAVVLRRRNLGEADRLVTVLSRDRGKLVLAARGARRPRSRLGGRLEPPTRFRALVAEGRTLDVVSQVEVLDAHVALRNDLERMGSVAVVLEMADRALAERNPHPEVYGLLRDALTLLEGGHECAGLWFAARLLALTGHRPTVSRCPACGQRLRGAAVWSSALGGCVHATCASTDPRAIPVAPAALALLRFLLDARPPAVRRLAPASAVRSAVAGLLFGYAETCWETRLRSPAVVRALSVV, from the coding sequence ATGGGCCTTTACAAGATAGAGGCCGTTGTCCTGCGCCGTCGCAACCTGGGGGAGGCGGACCGGCTCGTCACGGTTCTTTCCCGGGACAGGGGCAAGCTGGTGCTCGCCGCCAGGGGAGCGCGGCGTCCGCGCAGCCGGCTGGGCGGCCGCCTGGAACCTCCGACTCGATTTCGCGCGCTGGTGGCGGAAGGCCGCACGCTCGACGTGGTCTCCCAGGTGGAGGTGCTCGACGCCCATGTCGCTCTTCGGAACGACCTCGAGCGCATGGGATCCGTGGCCGTGGTGCTGGAGATGGCGGACCGCGCCCTTGCGGAGCGGAATCCGCACCCCGAGGTCTACGGGTTGCTGCGCGATGCCCTGACCCTGCTGGAAGGCGGCCACGAGTGCGCGGGCCTGTGGTTTGCCGCCAGGTTGCTCGCGCTGACGGGCCACCGCCCCACGGTGAGTCGCTGCCCGGCCTGTGGCCAGCGCCTGCGCGGAGCCGCCGTCTGGAGCAGCGCGCTGGGCGGGTGCGTGCACGCGACCTGCGCGTCCACGGATCCGCGGGCGATCCCTGTGGCCCCGGCCGCGCTCGCCCTCCTGCGGTTCCTGCTGGATGCGCGGCCGCCTGCGGTCCGCCGCCTGGCGCCCGCGTCCGCGGTGCGGTCGGCCGTGGCCGGGTTACTGTTTGGCTACGCGGAGACGTGCTGGGAGACCCGATTGCGATCTCCCGCGGTCGTCCGAGCGCTCTCTGTGGTATAG
- a CDS encoding divalent metal cation transporter gives MGLALFLTVAGPGIITAAVDNDANGIATYSTAGAHFGYALLWSLPVALIALIVVQEMAARMGAVTGMGLADLIREQFGVRAAAAIMGSLLLANAANTIGNFAGVAGSLEIFRLPRMVGVPIVTVAVAVLVLRGGYRLVERIFLGASAMYLLYAVSAVLARPDWGVALRSAVVPAWRPEPDYAFLLVALIGTTIAPWMQFYHQASVVDKGLTADDLRLERVDLTLGALITVLVAGSIIVATAATLFPHGIQVEQAEDAARALAPLAGEYASLLFALGLLNAAVFSVAIIPLSTAYAVCEAFGWEAGLDRSFSQAPIFYGLFLAVLAGGALVVLWPGLPLVPVMIASQALNGILLPAVLVIILRLVNDRRLMGSRVNGAGANLIAGTTTTLLVLLTVILLVKSF, from the coding sequence ATGGGCCTGGCGCTGTTCCTCACGGTGGCGGGTCCCGGGATCATAACCGCGGCCGTGGACAACGATGCCAACGGCATCGCCACGTACTCGACCGCCGGGGCCCACTTCGGATACGCCCTGCTCTGGTCCCTTCCGGTTGCCCTGATCGCCCTGATAGTGGTCCAGGAGATGGCCGCGCGCATGGGCGCGGTGACCGGCATGGGACTGGCCGACCTGATACGCGAGCAGTTTGGGGTTCGCGCGGCCGCGGCGATCATGGGCTCGCTGTTGCTGGCGAACGCGGCCAACACGATAGGAAACTTCGCGGGCGTGGCTGGCAGCCTTGAGATCTTCCGGCTGCCGCGCATGGTCGGCGTCCCGATCGTGACCGTGGCGGTGGCCGTCCTTGTGCTGCGCGGAGGCTACCGGCTGGTGGAGCGCATATTCCTGGGCGCGTCGGCCATGTACTTGCTGTACGCCGTCTCCGCGGTGCTGGCCCGCCCCGACTGGGGCGTGGCGCTGCGCTCCGCGGTGGTGCCCGCCTGGAGGCCCGAGCCCGACTATGCCTTCTTGCTGGTCGCCTTGATAGGCACGACCATAGCGCCGTGGATGCAGTTCTACCATCAGGCATCGGTGGTGGACAAGGGGTTGACCGCGGACGATCTCCGGCTGGAGCGCGTGGACCTGACGCTGGGTGCGCTAATCACCGTGCTGGTCGCGGGCTCGATAATCGTCGCCACGGCTGCCACGCTCTTCCCCCACGGCATCCAGGTAGAACAGGCCGAGGACGCCGCGCGCGCGCTGGCGCCGCTGGCCGGTGAGTACGCTTCCCTACTGTTTGCCCTGGGTCTTCTCAATGCCGCCGTCTTCTCGGTTGCGATCATTCCGTTGTCCACCGCCTATGCGGTGTGCGAGGCCTTCGGGTGGGAGGCCGGACTGGATCGCTCCTTTTCACAGGCGCCCATATTCTACGGCCTGTTCCTCGCGGTGCTGGCCGGCGGCGCGCTCGTCGTCCTTTGGCCGGGACTGCCCCTCGTTCCGGTAATGATCGCGTCGCAGGCGCTCAACGGCATCCTCTTGCCGGCGGTGCTCGTGATCATCCTGCGCCTCGTAAACGACCGGCGCCTCATGGGGAGCCGGGTAAACGGCGCTGGCGCCAACCTCATCGCCGGCACGACTACCACGCTGCTAGTGCTGTTGACCGTGATACTGCTCGTCAAGAGCTTCTGA
- a CDS encoding magnesium transporter: MPFSRLLGRRVQDADGFVLGRLADLAAEVHPTRPRIVGLLLDVDRPRVALIPWSAVRGLEPTITLAAVRAALSPRPLQPDEIPLREALLDKQVVDTHGLRIVKVNDLFLTSGDGELYLTGVDVGLSGLLRRLGAESAVRSVMRRLGRPLADQALPWTVVAALGGPVTPLKLHISRERLEAIHPADLAELLTEMDREERMEVMSALSQEDAAEVLEAAEPEVQANILRSLPAERASDILEEMEPDEAADVLAELPAETASDLIVRMEPEAGAEVTRLLAYPPTSAGGRMTPNFIAIPDSFSAGQAIAHLREVAPDAESIYYMYVVDAAGRLAGVLSLRGLLIADPQTPVVEITSREVIAVRSDESDEAAAALLIKYDLLAVPVVDTEDRLLGTVLVDDIMDLLAERLGGRMPRRLERLRRLRRG; the protein is encoded by the coding sequence ATGCCCTTCAGCCGCTTGCTGGGCAGGCGGGTGCAGGATGCCGACGGCTTCGTGCTTGGGCGCCTGGCAGACTTGGCCGCAGAGGTACATCCGACACGCCCGCGCATTGTCGGCCTGCTGCTTGATGTAGATCGCCCTCGCGTCGCGCTGATTCCCTGGAGCGCGGTCCGCGGACTGGAACCCACGATCACGTTGGCCGCGGTACGGGCCGCCCTCAGCCCGCGCCCCCTGCAACCCGACGAGATCCCCTTGAGGGAAGCCCTGCTGGACAAGCAGGTTGTGGACACCCACGGCCTACGGATCGTGAAGGTCAACGACCTGTTTCTCACCTCTGGCGATGGTGAGCTCTACCTGACCGGCGTGGACGTGGGGCTGAGCGGTCTTCTGCGCCGCCTGGGCGCCGAGAGCGCTGTCCGCTCCGTGATGCGCCGGCTGGGGCGCCCGCTCGCCGACCAGGCCTTGCCGTGGACCGTCGTGGCCGCGCTGGGCGGGCCGGTTACACCCCTGAAGCTGCACATCTCCAGGGAACGCCTGGAGGCAATCCACCCGGCCGATCTCGCAGAGCTGCTCACAGAGATGGACAGGGAAGAGCGCATGGAGGTCATGTCCGCCCTGAGCCAGGAGGACGCGGCCGAGGTGCTCGAAGCGGCCGAGCCAGAGGTACAGGCCAACATCCTGCGGTCGCTACCGGCGGAGCGGGCCTCGGACATCCTAGAGGAGATGGAGCCCGACGAGGCCGCGGACGTACTGGCCGAGCTTCCGGCGGAGACCGCCTCGGACCTGATCGTCCGTATGGAGCCCGAGGCCGGTGCAGAGGTCACCCGGCTGCTCGCCTACCCGCCGACTTCGGCTGGCGGGCGCATGACGCCCAACTTCATCGCCATACCGGACTCCTTCTCAGCGGGGCAGGCGATTGCCCACCTCCGCGAGGTGGCCCCTGACGCTGAGTCCATCTACTACATGTACGTGGTTGACGCCGCCGGAAGGTTGGCCGGTGTCCTCTCGCTGAGGGGACTACTTATCGCGGACCCGCAGACCCCTGTGGTCGAGATCACCTCACGTGAGGTGATAGCCGTGCGCTCCGACGAGAGCGACGAGGCGGCCGCGGCGCTGCTGATCAAGTACGATCTCCTGGCAGTACCGGTGGTGGACACCGAGGACCGCCTCCTCGGCACCGTTCTGGTGGACGACATCATGGATCTCCTGGCCGAGCGCCTGGGCGGGCGAATGCCGCGACGCCTGGAACGGCTCAGAAGGCTTCGGCGGGGGTAG
- the cdd gene encoding cytidine deaminase, translated as MVRAARAARRRAYSPYSRYAVGASVLTASGAVISGCNVENASYGLSLCAERVAIHRAIAEGHRRMRAVAVVTDARAAMPCGACRQVMHEFGVREVIVAGPRGAPRVFHLDDLLSIPFDSSHLGPR; from the coding sequence ATGGTGCGCGCTGCGCGGGCGGCCCGCCGGCGCGCCTACTCGCCCTACTCTCGCTACGCCGTGGGTGCCTCGGTACTGACCGCGTCCGGGGCGGTGATCTCGGGTTGCAACGTGGAGAACGCGTCGTACGGGCTGTCACTGTGCGCCGAGCGCGTCGCGATCCACCGGGCGATTGCCGAGGGGCACCGCAGGATGCGCGCGGTGGCCGTCGTCACGGACGCCCGGGCTGCCATGCCCTGCGGTGCCTGCCGGCAGGTGATGCACGAGTTTGGGGTCCGGGAGGTTATCGTGGCCGGGCCCAGAGGCGCACCCCGGGTCTTCCACCTGGACGACCTGCTGAGCATCCCCTTCGATTCCTCCCACCTCGGCCCTCGGTAG
- a CDS encoding DUF502 domain-containing protein gives MRHHFQRHLVAGLLVVLPAGVTVFVLLALFRFLDSLLGPVFTYLFGTRIPGLGLVAGILLILVTGTLASNIIGSRIVRVFDGFMMRIPLARTVYSATKQISDALLLQKRGAFRQAVLVEWPRQGIYTIGFVTGETRGEAQEKTAQRVINVFVVTTPNPTTGFLCLVPENQVTPLEMSVEDALKLVVSAGIVTPPYAANASPPEGRFE, from the coding sequence ATGCGACACCACTTTCAGAGGCACCTGGTTGCGGGACTCCTGGTGGTTCTGCCCGCGGGCGTCACCGTGTTTGTCCTGCTGGCCCTCTTCCGCTTCCTCGACAGCCTGCTGGGTCCGGTCTTCACCTATCTGTTTGGGACTCGGATCCCGGGGCTGGGCCTGGTGGCAGGGATCCTGCTGATCCTCGTGACGGGCACGCTGGCCAGCAACATCATCGGGAGCCGCATCGTGCGGGTGTTCGATGGGTTCATGATGCGGATACCACTGGCCAGGACCGTCTACTCGGCCACCAAGCAGATCAGTGACGCGCTCCTGCTGCAGAAACGCGGGGCGTTCCGGCAGGCCGTGCTGGTGGAATGGCCGCGTCAAGGCATCTACACGATCGGGTTCGTCACCGGCGAAACGCGAGGCGAGGCGCAGGAGAAGACGGCCCAGCGCGTGATCAACGTCTTCGTGGTCACCACGCCGAACCCCACAACGGGTTTCCTCTGCCTGGTGCCCGAGAACCAGGTCACGCCCCTGGAGATGAGCGTGGAGGACGCGCTGAAGCTTGTTGTCTCAGCGGGCATCGTTACCCCGCCCTATGCCGCGAACGCCAGCCCCCCCGAGGGCAGGTTCGAGTGA
- a CDS encoding HlyC/CorC family transporter, protein MDASSYAIELLLLGLLLLLSAFFSGSETALFAANRLKLRHLKEDGNSRARAALGLLDNPARLLSTLLIGNNIVNMATAVVATTALVRWLGPERGPVYAFAAVTLAVLLFAEITPKTIAAHHADRFSLLAARPVAWFSALLAPVNRVLSFLTNVLARPLGGRVRPDAPMVTEEEIQILVRMGEEQGVLEQDESEMIHSIIELGDTVVREVMVPRVDMVCVEADDPIEAILDVVRTHAHSRVPVYHDTVDHIVGLVHVKDLLSGFKDGRLEGTVRDFTRPAYFVPDSKRLDDLFREMRREQVHMAIAVDEYGGTAGLVTIEDLLEEIVGPIRDEYDKEEAPITVHSDGVALVDGRLHIEEVNAALDLELPVGEVDSLGGFVYSLLGHMPTQGERVTFDGVELRVERVDGHRIEQVRITRIAPSAEPED, encoded by the coding sequence TTGGACGCGTCAAGTTATGCGATCGAACTGCTGCTCCTGGGCCTTCTGCTTCTCCTCTCGGCCTTCTTCTCGGGATCCGAGACGGCTCTGTTTGCGGCCAACCGCCTCAAACTGCGTCACCTCAAGGAGGATGGCAACTCCCGGGCCAGGGCCGCGCTGGGCCTGCTGGACAATCCAGCCCGGCTCCTCTCGACCCTTCTGATAGGCAACAACATAGTCAACATGGCAACGGCGGTCGTCGCCACAACCGCCCTGGTCAGGTGGCTGGGGCCGGAACGTGGCCCGGTCTACGCCTTCGCCGCTGTCACGCTGGCGGTGCTGTTGTTCGCAGAGATCACCCCCAAGACTATCGCGGCCCATCACGCCGATCGGTTCTCCCTGCTGGCCGCCCGCCCGGTCGCATGGTTCTCGGCGCTGCTCGCGCCGGTCAACCGCGTCCTGTCGTTCCTGACGAACGTACTGGCACGGCCGCTGGGAGGGCGCGTGCGTCCCGACGCGCCGATGGTGACCGAGGAAGAGATCCAGATCCTGGTCCGCATGGGAGAGGAGCAGGGGGTCCTCGAGCAGGACGAGAGCGAGATGATCCACTCTATCATCGAGCTCGGTGACACCGTCGTGCGTGAGGTGATGGTACCGCGCGTGGACATGGTTTGTGTCGAGGCCGATGACCCGATCGAGGCGATCCTGGACGTCGTCCGCACTCACGCACACTCGCGGGTCCCGGTCTACCACGATACCGTGGATCACATCGTCGGCCTGGTGCACGTGAAGGACCTGCTCTCGGGATTCAAGGACGGTCGCCTGGAAGGAACAGTGCGCGATTTCACGCGGCCGGCCTACTTCGTTCCTGACAGCAAGCGGCTGGATGATCTGTTCCGCGAGATGCGCCGAGAGCAGGTGCACATGGCGATCGCGGTGGACGAGTACGGGGGCACGGCCGGGCTGGTCACCATAGAGGACCTCCTAGAGGAGATCGTGGGGCCGATCCGGGACGAGTACGACAAGGAGGAGGCGCCGATCACCGTGCACAGCGACGGCGTGGCGCTGGTGGACGGTCGCCTGCACATCGAAGAGGTCAACGCCGCGCTCGACTTGGAGTTGCCCGTGGGCGAGGTGGACTCTCTGGGCGGATTCGTGTACAGCCTGCTCGGGCACATGCCTACGCAGGGAGAGCGGGTCACGTTTGACGGCGTGGAACTCAGGGTCGAGCGCGTGGATGGCCACCGCATCGAGCAGGTCAGGATCACAAGGATCGCTCCCAGCGCAGAGCCCGAAGATTGA
- a CDS encoding diacylglycerol kinase family protein — protein MRHTLWQSFEYAGRGLVAAMNSQRTMRIHVLIACAVSAAVMWLELPAAETTVLIVAMAGVMAVELLNTAVEAVVDMHVGGRHDSLGGRAKDMSAAAVLVAAIGAAIVGVVTLGPPVATAVGMGRADALFAGRVVVLLGVLTCATLALWQAGSRR, from the coding sequence ATGCGGCACACACTGTGGCAGAGCTTCGAGTACGCGGGCCGCGGGCTGGTAGCGGCCATGAACTCCCAACGGACCATGCGGATTCACGTTCTCATCGCGTGCGCGGTGTCTGCCGCTGTGATGTGGCTGGAGCTGCCGGCCGCGGAGACCACCGTTCTCATCGTCGCGATGGCCGGCGTGATGGCCGTCGAGCTGTTGAACACCGCGGTGGAGGCGGTGGTGGACATGCACGTCGGCGGCCGGCACGATTCACTGGGCGGGCGGGCGAAGGACATGAGCGCGGCGGCCGTGCTGGTTGCCGCGATAGGCGCCGCGATCGTGGGCGTGGTCACCCTGGGGCCACCCGTGGCGACCGCGGTCGGGATGGGAAGGGCCGACGCCCTATTCGCCGGCCGGGTGGTTGTGCTGCTTGGTGTGCTGACCTGCGCGACCCTGGCCCTCTGGCAGGCCGGTTCGCGGCGGTAG
- the ybeY gene encoding rRNA maturation RNase YbeY — protein MRVHIAAAGVRHSIPLGLLRGAALTAMRATRCPRRAEIEIALVDDATIGRLNRRFLGHRGPTDVLAFPGEPASPAARTHSAEPGLRGPLLGEIVISVERARAQARDAGWSVRREVVLLLVHGLLHLRGYDDHAVRDAGVMRALERKILERIFGSGG, from the coding sequence ATGCGCGTCCACATCGCGGCGGCGGGCGTCCGGCACTCAATTCCCCTAGGCCTGCTCAGGGGGGCGGCCCTGACGGCGATGAGGGCCACCCGGTGCCCCCGCAGGGCAGAGATTGAGATCGCCCTCGTGGACGACGCCACAATCGGCCGGCTCAACCGCCGGTTCCTGGGTCACCGGGGACCTACCGACGTGCTGGCATTCCCGGGTGAGCCGGCCTCCCCGGCGGCGCGGACTCATTCAGCAGAGCCGGGCCTGCGCGGCCCCTTGCTTGGGGAGATAGTGATCTCTGTGGAACGGGCCCGTGCCCAGGCGCGCGACGCCGGCTGGTCGGTTCGCCGTGAGGTGGTGCTGCTGTTGGTGCACGGCCTTCTCCATCTGCGTGGCTACGACGACCACGCGGTGCGAGACGCCGGAGTGATGCGGGCGCTCGAGCGAAAGATCCTGGAGCGGATCTTCGGATCAGGAGGGTAG